Within bacterium, the genomic segment ATCGCCGGCGTAAAGGCACTGGTGATATTGAAAGGGACGCCCACCAACTGCTGATTGAAAGAGAGACGGAACTTGCCGGAGAGCTGCGGCGAAAAGACCTGGCTGTAAACCAGATAGCCGACATAGCCGCTCATGCTGTAGCGGTCGCCGCGGTCGGTCGCGGGGACGTTGAGGGCGCGGTTCTGCTCGAGCCACTGCAAAAAGATATCCCGCTGCTCGTGACTGTAGGTGGAAAAGAGGGTGAGCGAAGCATTGCTGGGGAGCTGCCAGACCGCCTTTCCGGTCAGATACCAGCGCTCGAAATGACCGTTCTCGCGGTCGCCGGTGGAGGCGTGACGGGAGAGGGCCAAGCGCACCCCGACGGGACCATAACTTTTCGAGACGCTGAGATCGCTGCGGTGATAGTAAAGCGATTGGTCGGTCCACTTCCACTCCGGCACTGAGGGTTCATCGAAGAGGCCCGAGGCCTGGCGGACCGAGAGGGATATTTCTCGGGTGGGCTGCTTGGTGATCATGTTGACCACACCGCTGATGGCGCCCGAGCCATAGAGGGATGATGCAGCCCCCTTGAGCACTTCCATGCGCTCAATCTCCGTTACCGGGACGATATTCCAGTTGGCTTCGCCAAGATCGCTGGTCAGGATCGGTACCTCATCGAGCAGCACCAGCAGTCGGCTGCCGCCGAGTCGGTTATAGCCCGAACCGCCGCGGATGGTGATGTAATCGCCGACCATGGTGACGCCGGGGACCAGCTGCAAGGCCTCGGCGGCCCCCATCAGATTGCGCCGCCGCATCGCCATGCGGTCCATGACGCTGATGCTCGCCGCAGCTGAGGCCAGGGTTTCAGGCTGGCGCGATCCGGTGACCACCACCTGGTGCATCGGGATAACCGTCGGCTTGAGGCGCAGCACGATCTCCCGGCTCTCCGCCCCGGAGAGGATGACCTCCACGGCGGCCGGCTCGTAACCGATGTAGGTGGCACGCAGTGAGTGCGGGCCCGCCGGCACCTTGAGGATGCGGAACTGGCCGCGGTTGTCCGAAACGGCGCCCAACACCGAGCCGGTGATCTGGATATTGGCCCCGGGAAGAGGCTGGCCGGTCGAGGCGTCGAGGATCCGGCCGCTGAGGCCTCCCTCTTCGGCGGCGTACAAGATCGCAGCACCAAGGAGGAAAAGGGTCAGAAATTTTTTCATCGCCCGCCTCCCGGGACCGATGCCCAGTCGCAGTAGATATCGATACCAGCGGCGACGGGATGCGCCTTGCTCAGCGTTACCGGCCGGATGTCATAGAGGTTGCTGTCGGGATTGGAGCCGTAAAAGCCGAGGATTTTCGCGTAATCCCACTCCTTGCCCTTCTCGCGGTAGATGGCCCCGACCAGGACATAGCGGGCCAGCGGCGCGGGAAGCCTGTAGGAAGGCGTCAGCTGGCTCAGGTTGATCGAGGTGTTGGTGAAAACCAGATCGCCGAGGCTCTGCGGTGGAAAGTTGACGACCGCCACCACGCGGACGGCGTCGACGCGTGCGGGCTTTTTCTCGGGGTGGAGAAAGATCACCCGTCCCGAGATCCCGGACTCGATCAGGCCGAGGCCGTGATCGATTTCACAGGCGGTACAGAACCAAAGCAGAGCCAGGCCCGTCAGCAGCCATTTCTTGTTCATGCAATTCTCCACTCCTCTCGCCCCCACCTCGAACGCTCACTTCCACCTCGAATTCTCGTTACCACCCTGAAATCGGGCGGGCACGAGAGGTGGAACCTCCCACCAAACGGTGCTCCCGCTGTCCGCTCCAGCGGGAGCGAAATGCTATTTTTCACGGCGCGGATAGTCACCCTCAAGGACCGCCAGCAGCATGGTCCGGGTC encodes:
- a CDS encoding TonB-dependent receptor is translated as MKKFLTLFLLGAAILYAAEEGGLSGRILDASTGQPLPGANIQITGSVLGAVSDNRGQFRILKVPAGPHSLRATYIGYEPAAVEVILSGAESREIVLRLKPTVIPMHQVVVTGSRQPETLASAAASISVMDRMAMRRRNLMGAAEALQLVPGVTMVGDYITIRGGSGYNRLGGSRLLVLLDEVPILTSDLGEANWNIVPVTEIERMEVLKGAASSLYGSGAISGVVNMITKQPTREISLSVRQASGLFDEPSVPEWKWTDQSLYYHRSDLSVSKSYGPVGVRLALSRHASTGDRENGHFERWYLTGKAVWQLPSNASLTLFSTYSHEQRDIFLQWLEQNRALNVPATDRGDRYSMSGYVGYLVYSQVFSPQLSGKFRLSFNQQLVGVPFNITSAFTPAIGASGEGQLTWQPSPDHSLSMGLDYKFDTVESAYYGKRNANAISPYIQEIWKVSNLLHLNAGLRWDTYQLVGDSLEYQISPRIGFSWQPALGTILHGSFGRGFRAATVVERFITAGSKDFKAIPNPDLQPERSILFDAGVRQTLDERVYLEATYFFNRYVNLIEPTLLASQLAAQFVNYPVAYIQGIETEMRTRFWRDRISLQASATWMDPRDKQSGGPLLYRPRFIAAFSPSLQLGRFSAGADYRYIGRIEKVAVYPLDERVPAKIWDLRTGCRVRNWDFQFVVRNALNYNYTVSERVLGEIRNYMIAVTGEI